One window of the Acidobacteriota bacterium genome contains the following:
- a CDS encoding prepilin-type N-terminal cleavage/methylation domain-containing protein, which yields MNRRHGGFTFVEVVVVLAILAVTGLVAYPPLHATLEKTRMESAVRELAALLKYAREKSMAEQETVAVVLRKQEGDLTIFNRRGQSIKYYRLYDKIEFVRLILDGLDVADNRTVVWFYPDGRSTGVAMVVRHESGHQLRLKTDILTGNTRIFAPGESGFDDEMFNP from the coding sequence ATGAACCGGCGCCACGGCGGATTCACGTTTGTCGAGGTGGTGGTGGTATTGGCCATCCTGGCCGTCACCGGCCTCGTCGCCTATCCGCCGCTGCACGCCACACTGGAAAAAACCCGGATGGAGAGCGCCGTCCGGGAGCTGGCGGCGCTTTTGAAGTACGCCCGGGAAAAATCCATGGCCGAACAGGAGACCGTGGCCGTGGTGCTGCGCAAGCAGGAAGGCGACCTGACGATCTTCAATCGCCGCGGCCAATCTATCAAATACTACCGCCTGTACGACAAAATCGAATTCGTTCGCCTGATCCTGGACGGGCTCGACGTGGCGGACAATCGGACGGTGGTGTGGTTCTACCCTGACGGGCGCAGCACGGGTGTCGCCATGGTCGTCCGCCACGAAAGCGGCCATCAACTTCGGCTGAAAACCGACATTCTCACCGGCAACACGCGAATCTTCGCGCCCGGGGAAAGCGGGTTCGATGATGAAATGTTCAATCCCTGA
- a CDS encoding prepilin-type N-terminal cleavage/methylation domain-containing protein yields MMKCSIPDNRETRSRLRRRRTDAGFSLLEVVIAVVLVGVIFGAIIQAFSYSLRNISQVNVYQIALQLAQNKMNELIIDENIIEDGALDGSWDDNYSWRAVMETREVDDLTVDKSRLTTRLLHIRLTVTYASEGRRREVRLFTIKLVPKPNVGAPGRLSGGRTPYGR; encoded by the coding sequence ATGATGAAATGTTCAATCCCTGACAACCGGGAGACTCGATCCCGCCTCCGTCGCCGGCGCACCGACGCCGGATTCTCCTTGTTGGAGGTGGTGATCGCGGTGGTGCTGGTCGGGGTGATCTTCGGCGCCATCATTCAGGCGTTCTCATACTCACTGCGGAACATCAGCCAGGTCAACGTGTATCAGATCGCCCTCCAGCTGGCGCAGAACAAGATGAACGAGCTGATCATCGACGAGAACATCATCGAGGACGGGGCACTGGACGGATCATGGGATGACAATTACAGCTGGCGCGCGGTGATGGAAACCCGTGAAGTGGACGATCTGACCGTCGACAAGAGCCGCCTGACGACCCGGCTGCTGCATATCCGGCTGACCGTCACCTACGCCAGCGAAGGCCGACGCCGGGAGGTCCGGCTCTTCACCATCAAGCTCGTGCCCAAACCGAACGTGGGCGCGCCCGGACGTCTGTCGGGGGGGAGGACGCCCTATGGCCGCTAG
- a CDS encoding prepilin-type N-terminal cleavage/methylation domain-containing protein — MAARRRLSPRGFSLLEVLVSVTLFAIICSVLYSGFAMVTRSWRRGHETIQQSERLRSVFELIRRQVISIYPVVPVEEDIEADLAQPGPQRMIAAKIPYFVGSDQQVAFVTLFSLRLNAIPGLCFVAYGVEPSPSGDGLALVELEKPYTGISPLAADGLSSTPENMYRYTLLDQLAEVTFEFYGLDLSQAGVLPEEEQIKQWYPTWKVEEMGDLPEAVRIRYRFMPEAKMRFPEGEILVPIRSKGNLPAGRVPRRMPNATT; from the coding sequence ATGGCCGCTAGGCGCCGGCTCTCCCCCAGAGGATTCAGCTTGCTGGAAGTGCTGGTGTCGGTGACGCTGTTCGCCATCATCTGTTCCGTGCTTTACTCCGGCTTCGCCATGGTCACCCGCAGCTGGCGCCGCGGCCACGAGACCATCCAGCAGAGCGAGCGGCTGCGCAGCGTGTTCGAGCTGATCCGGCGTCAGGTCATCTCCATCTACCCGGTGGTACCGGTGGAGGAGGACATTGAAGCAGATCTGGCCCAGCCGGGACCCCAGCGCATGATCGCCGCCAAGATCCCCTATTTCGTGGGCAGTGACCAGCAGGTCGCCTTCGTCACCCTGTTTTCGCTCCGGCTCAACGCCATACCCGGCCTTTGCTTCGTGGCCTATGGTGTCGAGCCGTCCCCGAGCGGCGACGGGCTGGCCCTGGTGGAACTGGAGAAGCCGTACACCGGCATCAGTCCGCTGGCGGCGGACGGCCTGTCGTCGACGCCCGAAAACATGTATCGCTACACCCTGCTCGACCAGTTGGCGGAAGTCACGTTCGAGTTCTATGGTCTCGACCTGTCCCAGGCCGGCGTCCTGCCGGAGGAGGAGCAGATCAAGCAGTGGTACCCCACCTGGAAAGTCGAAGAGATGGGCGACCTGCCGGAAGCGGTCCGCATTCGCTACCGGTTCATGCCCGAAGCCAAGATGCGGTTCCCGGAGGGTGAGATCCTGGTTCCTATCCGGAGCAAAGGCAACCTGCCCGCCGGTCGGGTGCCGCGGAGAATGCCGAATGCGACGACGTGA